tttcttctctttctcttGGAGGTTCCATTCGTAGATCGGCGTGAAATCACAAAGTTCGAACTTCTTGATAATATGTTTTTTTCCAAGTATATTTCTCCAGTCGTTGAAGAAGTTGTTGATAAACGTTTCCTTGGACGCATACTCTGTGTCTTTCATCACAGCAAACATGGTTGCAACCTGAAACCGAACAGGGAATTGGCTGTAGCTCGGAAAAAAATTGAAAGCGTGATCTAGATATTCAGGAGCAGCTCTGATCAGTAGCTCTGTATGAAACTGAAGATATATAAAATAACACAATCGACAGTTTATACATTCTGAATGTACATTACCTCCTCCTGTTCTGGAGTCAGATCAACAGGTTGCCCGTTGTAAATCATTTTGACACCATGAGGCTTGTATGGAGGTGGAAAAATAACGCCATTGTGCTCCAAAGTAGACCACTTCTTTCGACTGTCAGATCCTTGACAGACTTCCATTGTCTCCTGGGACAGGGGATTTTCCTCTGTTCTCATGTTCACCTTTGTCTGCTCATCCTTCTTAAAAGGTGAAGGACTATCCTTCACAATGTTCTTTGCAGGTGGCTTGCACTTCGAGTACTCGCGCGTTATCTGTCTTCGTGCTAGAGGTATGTTGTCATCGCTGTCATCCTCGTGTTCTCTTTCGGCACTCACCGCCACCACCGAGGTGGAAGCCTCCGAAGGCTTTGCCTTCTTAAGAGTACAACTTGTCTGACTATTCCTATCCCCTGCCCTTTTGACTGAATTTCTTGGAGCGCTTGTATCATGGCTCAACCCCTTGTTGCTAGGTGGGATCGGTTTGCTATTGGAACTTGAAACACCCCGAGCAATCCGTGAAAAACGGACAGCCAATGTGGTATCATCTTCTGAATCATCACCATTATAGACACTGCCTCCACTTTTTGAAGCAGCAATATCATATAGCCTTGAGGCCAGTGGTTTCTCGTCTTCCAAATCGATACGATCATCGTCATCTGCCTTGGCACCTCCTGTGTTGATCCTCTTGGGTTTCCTCTCACCGGCCTTTCTCCTCGAAGCAATTGGTTTGTCGTCCTCTGAATCGGTGCCTGGGGTGGGGTGATCATCTTCCGCATGAGGTCTTTTCAGATTACCCTTTTGACGGGGTTGTGGTGTCCTTTTTCGCTTCGACCTTTTGAATGTAATTGGACCGGCAAATTCATCGTCGTCACTTTCAAACATGTGGGCAGACGGCATTGCTTCCTTGCAGTGTCAGGAATCAGGATACAGATGGACCTAAGCTAGTCAGCCAAGGTAATAACCTGCAAGCTATTCAAAATTTCCATTAATTAATTAGTTCCATAAAGGTTGGCACTAGCAGTTTATGCAGTACGAATCCCGTGATTGGAGTTCATACACGAGTCCATGCATGCATGGACTCCTTTCGAGCTAAGCAGCAACAGGTTGGGGACAGGAAGAGAGAGGCGTACTTAACCAGGAGCGTGCGTGGCCGGGAGAGAGTCGAGCTAGGGTTAGCGGTAGCCGCGCGGCGGAGGTGCAGCTTAGCTAGTAATCTCTTCTCGCAACGCACGGTTTATCCCTCTTCCTGGCCGGGCTGCTCGATCCAATTTATAGCTCGCGCGGCCGATCGCGCCCTCCTCTCTCAGCGCGCGGCAAGATTTATGTCGGTTTGGGGTTTGGCACGGTTTGTGCGTGTAGAATTCGACACTGACATCTTGTCCtccatttattttttatttttcttagagactttccttgtttttttttttgaaaaggaccaccgtctattaataatcatcaacggtAGTAAAAAGCCTTACAAGTAATAAAAAATATAAACAGGTCTTTAGACCACCACGAGTACACGCATTCGAGCGAGCCGAAGACGTGCCGCGTCCTCGCGCCTCCATCCAATCACATGCTTACGGGGGTGAGGAGGCCCATCCACTCAGGATCCATGGCGGAGGTGCTCGTTCTGGATCATGGCGCCGCGACATCACGCTTTGGATCAAGGAGAGACGAGTGTGGTCGAGGGCGACAAACCTGTCCTCGGCGAAAAATCTCGATAGCATCTCGAGGTGTCATTTTGTGAGGAGGAGCTCGTGAGATCGCGCATCCGCGTCATGCAGAGGAGACCCGCTGCCTCTCCCTTGCCTTCTCTACCACGGCCTAACGGCACCTTGCCCTTGTCCTCTCCACCGCGCTCTCAATTTGTAAAAATCGCGCTATTGGTGGGAATGAGAGTGGAGAGAGAAAGAAAGGACATAGAGGAATATAGGTAGGTGGCAAGCTGAGAGAATGATGGGTGGGCCAAGCCAGCATAATTTGGTACAAAGTTGTTGTGTGATTGACGTCGAGGCTTCAATTGCTTCCCTATGTAACGGCAGTGACAGTATTGGGCTCGCCATGACATGCATTGTCTTTGTTTGGGCCCCAATGGCCCTATATTGGGAGGGCTATAGGGGTTTGGAGATGTTCTTACCATCGGCAACCTACTTAACTTTTTCAGATTTTTTAGAAATatgattttaattttttttaaaataaagGCCTCCATTTGAGTTTTCGTAGGCGTAGCGTATTTTTCTGAGAAAGAGTGGCAAAGGCCCGTGTAGGCCGTGGGCTGCAGCCGGCTATACACGACGAATGGTTTGCAGCCTATACAATGGTGCCGTACCGCTTGACCAAACGCAAAGCCCTCACATATTTTCCTCTCCGTTTCTCCACTCCGTCGCCATTGTTCTGCAACTGCCCATTGTTCTGTTTGGCGCGATACCCTAGCTGTGTAAGCTGAACATACATGCAGACTTTCCTGGACGTGGCGGTCAAGGGCTCGACGTGTTCTGGATCTTAAGACATGTACACAGCCCACAGAGACAGAGGTGATCTGCCTCAACGTTGCCTGCTTGAAAGATTCAGCTCTGTAGCTCTTGGCACAATCTCGACCAGATGAACCGAACAGATTAACTAATAGGGCAGACACAAATAGCAAATCACTGTGTACAGATATATTAGATAAAACACAGTAAGTTGGCAAACTAAGCAATTAATTTCCTACAAGCCTGTCCTCACGATTGACCAGTACAGAGGGCCAATTTCCGCATGCCAACGGCAAGAACCGAAAGCACACAACACATTCTTCATCTTGTGCCACCAGGATGTGATATCTGCGGAGCAAACAATTTCATCAGTCAAACCAACTTGTACAATTCATTAGAGAAGTCGTAGAAGTAacatattaaaatttggtaagtaAAAATTAACATCACTACTACTGTGGACATTGTGCCAAGAGCTCCAGAGCTGAATCTTCTCAGCATTTTTGGACAGAACCGACATTAGAAAACATAGAACAGCTACAGAAGGCCAGTTTAATTTACAAAAAATAGTGCTACACCTTCAACTCTTATTGTCAGCAATTCTCAAGTTTTTGGCTACATCTGGTATTATGTATCAGTGAAGGTTAAGAGATTAGTGGTTCAAAAAGAGCTCCATTAGAGGGAACTACTGAGCATCCCAGCTTATCAAATCTTTTGAAATATTCCTTGTCATTATGGACTAAGGGATCATGGAGTAGAAAAGCAGAACCACCTGGTCTCTAGCTTACAGGCATACTGTTTACAAACGTATGAGCTAGCTGGCCACTAACAAATCGAATTTAGTTAAACTCATGTAGTAGTAGTTTGATGCCTCAGCTAACGTATCGTGCATCACATTATTTATAGACACTTCCTTCAGCCGAAAATGGATGCTATTTTCTCTCTCCACAAGATCAAAAACAATAGTTTGACCACTagttttaatgataaaaatattATATGTTAGTAAAAAATGCAACTAGTGATGAAAGCAGTATTTATGATGAATATGGCCATGTCATCTCGATCATGGGTTTACAAAAGTTTAAGCATCTAAAGTGACCAGAAGTGGAGAAAATAGACCGTCCACAAAATATAACTACATATAGTTATGAATAGGCAAACCATGTTAGTGGATAATAGCCAATTGCATATGCAAGTTAGGGACCGACAGATCTGCTGAGAAAATATCACGGTTGACCAGTAAAAAGGAAAGAGTTACATTTTGTTCAGATAAGCTTACCTGCTTAACCGTTCATCACAATAGCATAATTAACTGAACAATCAACCTATGTTTGCTGCAAAAGATCAGCAGCATGTTCATCACCAATGCTTGTTTCTGCAAAGCGCAACAAGTCAGCCAATGCCATTCCAACAAAAAGACAAATAGATACGAGGAAGGCATCAATGAGATTTATAGCAGCTGTTATTTGAAGAAAAACACAACTCATTGCTCATACAACATTAGGAAAAGATAACAAAAACCACAACTATTGTCAAATTTAAAGAATGTAGAGGGAACAATATATACTGTTCAATATAGTACAAATGAAGAACATACACTCAGACCATTTACTGGTCAGAAGATACAAGTTACCCAGAATTTTAAGCTCGTTCGACGCCatatcaaaaataaaataaaataacatACTAATAAAATCGTAGCACAAAAGTAATGATGACTACTTGGATTTAGATTATCTTCAAATAATTTTAgccagaaaaatgaaatgaacacAATTACTTTTCTAAAGTAAATTGGACTTGGAGCTCTCCTTATGACTCTCCTAAGTCCTAACAATGGTTTAATGAAAAAGTATTCTTAAATTTCAAACAAAATCACCATTATGGATTTAATGCTATTAGCAAGATTAGCCGGGATAAATGATAttgaattacagaaataaaactagctttaagcAAAAATGTACTTATTGGGCATTTGAGCTACCTAACTGATATTTCAGTTGGTTCAAGCTAGTTTTTGATTTAATTGTCTTCAACTTTAAACTGTTATGTATTTATCTTGTGGAAAAACTGCACAACAGCTATGAACAAAACCTACCATCATATGATTCTTGCATATGTTGTCAATAGGAAATAATATACCAATCTTGGTGTTCATTGTTTTTACTGCATTTGCATGGATATTTATGTAATAAACTGATAAAGACAGTTTTCTAGCTCTGACTTGGGCAAAAAATACAGAAATGAACACAATTACTTCAAAGTAAATTGGACTTGGAACTCTCCTTACGACTCTCCTAAGTCCTAACAATGGTGTAATGAAAAAGTATTCTTAAATTTCAAACAAAATCACCATTATGGATTTAAAGCTATTAGCAAGATTAACCGGGATAATAAATATTGAATTACAGAAACAGAACTAGCTTTAAGCTTCAAAAATGTACCTATTGAGCATTTGAGCTACCTATCTGATATTTCAGTTGGTtcaagctagtttttcatttaatTGTCTTCAACTTTAAACTGCTATGTATTTACCTTGTGGAAAAACTGCACAACAGCTATGAATGAAACCTACCATTATACGATTCTTGCATATGTGAATAGGAAATAATATGTCAATCTTGGTGTGCATTGTTTTACTGCGTTTGCATGGATATTGATGTAATAAACTGATAAAAAAATTGTTAGCTCTGACTTGGGCAACAAAAATTACAGAAATGAAGCTAATAGTAGACCAACTGCAGCCCACCATGTGGCTAAATAGCACTAAAAAAATACAGATTTATATTTCTATACAATAATCATTACATAAAACGTGATCACACAAGAATTGGAACAGAAATACTATAGAAACAAATTTCTGTATGTTCAGGAGGTGATCAGGCAGCAAAAGGACAAGAGATATGACGCTACTTCAAATTGTTAACTTAACACAAAAGGGTGTGAACCGTATTCTGCCAACAAATTATTGAAAATTAAGATGATTTTGTTGTAACCGATATGTGAAGGCATTCTATTACCTGAAGTGTAGACACTTTCAAATGGATGACAATTAGAAGGTAATATGCTTTCGCTTAGTTTCTTGAACTGCAACGACTCAAGATGGACCATATAGAGGATGCCACATGTCCACAGGAACAACACATTATTTTCCTCAGCATAGCCTAGTATTATTACTGATACTCGTTGTGACTCTAGGGAAAGCAGCTTGTCCAGTTCAATAGTTGTCGCGAGTGCCCATGAAGCAACACCATCACAATCAGTCTTCATCTTCCACAACTGAATGCTGGTGTCCATCGAAAAGAGTAAACCAAGGCTACCACCCTCTGCCCTCATATTCCAGAAGTGGCCATTTTCAAGCATATGCAGTGGTGGCACCCGTATCACAGCTAGGCTTTGCTTCCCCAAATCAAACTCGAGAATTCCTTGAAAGTTCCCAGCAAGCACCCAGTAAAGGGAATTCCCAGCAAGCACAGCGGGCTTGCCAGTAAAAAAGGTGGATACTTTAGCAAAGTCTTGAAAGATGGGATGATCACTCCTGGGAACCCCCAAGGGAAGCGGTGTTGAGATGAGATCGCCCCAGAAGCCGGTCTCTGACGAGTAGACGCAGGCGAGAGCTCGTCTGCGTTGCTTGTCCTGGTTGTCTGCCACCGTCAAGACCACCTGGAAGTGGGCGCCGGCGCGAAGCACGGCCCCGTTGATTATCGTCTTCTCGGCATGTGTCGCGATCCCCGGTGGAATGGTGAGTCGGTGCTGGCCGCTGGTGATAGGATCCCACACCAGTATCTGGTCGGGCGTGAAGTTGACGATGAGCACGAGGCCATGGCGGCATCCCAGGGACATGAAGCGGTCGCCGTCGCGGCGCTGCAAGGAGAAGCGCCCGGGCGGGACGCGGTCCGGGGCCTCTAGGGTAGGCACGAAGGTGGGGACATCGTGCTTGTCGAAGAGCCCGAGGAGCGGAGggctgcggcggtggtggcggcggaagCGGCGGAAGAAGCCGGGGTCGGAGGCGAGGCCATGCCAGCGCTTGCAGACGAGGGATGCGCGGGGGAGGGAGGAGGGCCGcggcgggaggcggaggaggatctcGGAGAGGAGGTCGTCGTCTTCCAGCGGCGTCTTCACCGCCGGCGAGCGGGGGCGGCATCGGGGGCTGCTCATCTCGCCCTACTCGCTGATTATCTGGGAGACGGACGGGATGTGGTGGATTCGAGTCGATCTGATGCCTAGAGAACAGAACGCGCGCCGGTGAgctggggaggcggcggcggcggcggcggccggcggagggTGGCCGTCATCTCGCCCTGCAAGACGATGCGGGATGTGGTGTGGTGGATTGTGAAGTGATGTGTGGGCCGTAAAAGTACCGTGTAGACCTGGAGAGCCCAAAACTGGAttatgaaagaaaaaaaaaacaaattcaCGTGAATTTTTGGCACACATTTAATGTGGTTTTAGCTTCATGAAAATCGTCCACGTGACAAAGAGGTcctaggaagcttgtctagaccctAGGGGTGCTTTGTTTGGATTTGTTCTAAAGATGTGACACAAATTTGGTTCACTTTAAATTGCAAGGAAGAACGAGACAAATAATTAATCATCCGATCATGTTAAATAGTCACCGATACATCATAACGTAATatatttatttttaaaatttgttATGTATATGACTGGTATTTGTCTATTTTACTATTTTTTGGACAAATCTAGCTCGTGAACAACTACTTTGTCGAATGGGGTTTGGTCATTCGAGATGCTCATGGTGATGTGAGAGGAGCAGGTGCTGGTCGAATGGAGGCTATGGGAGGGGCAACACACGCGGAGGCGGAGGCATGTAATTAGGCGTTGCAGCAAGCAACAAACTTGGGGATGGCAAAAGTTATCATTAAAACAGATTTAGCTAACCTGATTAGAGCAATTCAATTGGACAAGTTCTACCGCGCCTCTAAGAGGGTTATCTGCCGAGGTATCAGAGTAAAATTCCTGCCAGTTCCAGATGGAATAAGTATGTTCCACGTCAAACATAAATTACTTCGTCCAACATTCGGTGTATCACGAGAAGTATTTTGTCTGCCAGTTCCGGATGTCTCTCGACATATTTATGGACATTGTGAAGTGTGTCAAGCTGCACAACCTGCTTGGGTGCCCTAAAATACAACGGCGTTAGGGATGCTTGAATACTTATGTTTATATTTTTTACTACCTAAAAATGGCTAAATCTCCTTACCTACATTTCAAGAATGTTCAACCGAATAGCTTAAGAAAATCCATTATTTAGAAACATGATACATACACAAAAGTATATACACACATCTTTATAACACGCACGCACATCCTACTCTATGAGAACATCCGAGAAATCGAGTTGATATGTCTTGAGGTTGATGAACGTGAGCTTCACCATGGATCCGGCCAGTTATTACACTCTTAACTAGACTCTCCATCAGAACTTGCTAGCTCTACATAAGGTATCGGTGACGCTCTGAATAAAACTTGCCGCAACGATCCGCATCTACGATCGTGCAACGACGTCTTAGCTATGATAGCGCCAGCCATGACGATGACATGCACGTATATATGCGGAGCCTCGGCCCTGGAATCTCCACGACGGGGGAGCAATCATGGATTCACGGTGGCCGGTGGAATGGAGCGCC
This region of Lolium perenne isolate Kyuss_39 chromosome 2, Kyuss_2.0, whole genome shotgun sequence genomic DNA includes:
- the LOC127336788 gene encoding uncharacterized protein is translated as MSSPRCRPRSPAVKTPLEDDDLLSEILLRLPPRPSSLPRASLVCKRWHGLASDPGFFRRFRRHHRRSPPLLGLFDKHDVPTFVPTLEAPDRVPPGRFSLQRRDGDRFMSLGCRHGLVLIVNFTPDQILVWDPITSGQHRLTIPPGIATHAEKTIINGAVLRAGAHFQVVLTVADNQDKQRRRALACVYSSETGFWGDLISTPLPLGVPRSDHPIFQDFAKVSTFFTGKPAVLAGNSLYWVLAGNFQGILEFDLGKQSLAVIRVPPLHMLENGHFWNMRAEGGSLGLLFSMDTSIQLWKMKTDCDGVASWALATTIELDKLLSLESQRVSVIILGYAEENNVLFLWTCGILYMVHLESLQFKKLSESILPSNCHPFESVYTSETSIGDEHAADLLQQT